ACTTATAtgttattattagtttattattatagataaaaattaaaatattttatcagtctttataattttttactaaatttataattaaattttattatttgaaagtTTTNNNNNNNNNNNNNNNNNNNNNNNNNNNNNNNNNNNNNNNNNNNNNNNNNNNNNNNNNNNNNNNNNNNNNNNNNNNNNNNNNNNNNNNNNNNNNNNNNNNNNNNNNNNNNNNNNNNNNNNNNNNNNNNNaaatttaaaataatataaaaatataattaaaaacgtttaaattataaaatttaattttaaatttagttaaacTATAAAAGTTGAGAGAGTAATTTAATCATATGAAATAAGGGATTGGTTAAGTTATCACGCAACTACTAATGTACTATTTTCACGTAGTACCTTTTGCCTTTTGGTGGgggttaattaattattagttaatctTAACGACATCAATTTTGACTCTTATTACACCATTTTATTAGAGCTCTGTTATTCTAAAACTCATGGGGTCAATAACTTTCCAAGCCATCAGCTTGCTTTGCAAAAAGAACCTCTTTGGAATTTTTAATAGATTCCAGTTTCGAGGTTTAATTGtgtatattatttatgaataaTATACTGAAATTAATCACggagaatataaaataaagaggtGTTTGTAGTTCAAGAAGGTTTGGGTTGTGTGAAGGTAATTAAATAATATGGGGTGGTCtttgtattttataatttataataatcatGTAAAGTGTCTGCTTGATCATCATACACTAATTGATTAACGTTAAGAAAGCatatactaattttaattttatcattccAATAAAAGAAGATGACTTCAATtactaattttgatatatactTATTTGGATAaagtactattttaattttgattccaatatttagatcaaattttaatttaatttttaatattttattttgtcttaaaaaattttaaataagttcAATAGTTCATTATGTTAAATTTGACATGAatagttaataaaataaataacgtGAATATGGGAATGGATCCTctccaatgaaaaaaaaaaatggatagTATCCAGTGAAAGATCTCATCCttcattgcattttctttctcatttaTTTCTGGTCCTACTTGTAGAATTAAAGGTGGGAGattacactttattctctccagtaacaaaaaaaaattattggagAGGATCAATTTTCCgtgaatattaataatattattaattaaattatattttttatttttgtgtattagaaaaataactaaaatttttattattctttttatataaagtttcaaattttaataatcaaTCATCAATGTTCTATAAactaaagaataatttttatattgacaattaattatttaaaattttttaaaattaaaataagatatttaatTTGACACATTATgaaccaaattaaaatttatcttaatcACTAAAAATCCAAATAGTAATAGTTTGCcgtaaattaaatattttatgtatttgtatTCAGCGAAATTGTTCGTGAGGTTAAGACTTAAGACaatatataatgaaaaaatgttaattaatataatgttaagtaattatttcacgaGGATTTGTTAATAGGCATACGAAAACAACTTATTAGGCTTTTATTTGCGTAAAAAACTTAATATAATATTTGGTGCCTAACTTATTTATAGTGAATTCGTTCATGACATACGTGTGATGAAAGGCATATctgttttgaaaattgaaacaaCTGGTGTTAAGTCATTTCATGTCTGAATTAATTAACTTAAGAATTCACTTCACACTTCTGACTTCGTTTTTGCCTCCTATatgattaatataaataaaataaaaaatattatttgtacactaaaattagctatcaatatatttatatataaatatatgtgtggtttaatttatttttaatatatatttatattttaatatatattttatactgataattaattttggtaattgattttgatatatatatataatattattcaaataaaattatataaggtTGGTGGCTAATTAAATCTTGTCAGTGCAAGAATCAAGAAAACATAATACCCATGACGTGTTGATGAAACAATTGATGTTAACTCCTTTAGAAACCGTTGATCCAAGTCAAGACAAAAATGTAAGTCTCTTTGAATAGGCCACATTACATTCATATTATCATATACATAGGGGAAATCAATATATTGTAGTTAATATATGccttaaaatatataaagtttcttttaacatattatttattatatatttgttaaaaaaattaattttttaataataataactttaatATCAATCATGTTAGAAATACATATCAATatcagttattaatataaaatatatattaaaatataaaatatttaataaatataaattaaactacatacaataataactaatttgagcgattaattttaatatatatttaaaatattaaaacatatGTATGTTAGCTAataattcttaatatatattacaACCATCAAAGTAGAAATAGAAGAttctcaattttatttatttatttatttattttaaaagtagtCCCCACTCCCCCACTCTCGGACTCTCCACTATATTTTTGGTTGTATGAACATCAGCAATAAAAACATGCATGGATAGAATATGAATCCATCCAGACAAAGTGGACGATatgccaaagaaaaaaaaaaaaaactaatggaATTAGCATAAGTAGTGAGGGTGAAAgctaaaagagaaaaaggagatGCATGTATATATGAATGTATGTTTTTTCCTCCTATGTTGGCAAGTTTAATTTGGTGTGACAAATAGTTGAAGCAACATAAATAGAATTGTTGCTTTACCATTTTGACCCTGGTTCAGAAATCATACCTGGATATGATGGAAACAAGTGCATTAGTATGaccaattcaaattcaatttggGTATAAAGATAACATTGTCTTcgttgagaattgagaattgaGATTGAAAGATAAGGCGGGACTAAGTGGAATTGTGGGGTCAATTTGACACATTAAAGTCATTCAAAGGTACAAATGATGAATTGGAAATTTGGCACCGAATTTCGATGCAAATTGTAGCTAAGCATATAGAATTAGCAAGTGAAATGAGAGTCATTTTCTGTTCACATCTAAAAAACTTTAGTGTATAGTGTGTTTGTTGATTTATTGGATCAATAAAAGGGTGGCTCAAAATTTTGTGTAGAATGAAAAAGGGTCTAGGACTCTATCGGTAGGTAAGATGTGACATAGGAACGTAATGACCACAAAATTGATtaattgatgatgttgaatgttATTAGGGTAATGCTGATATTAAACTATAATATAAAACAAACAATAATTTATGAGTTGTTTATGTGGATTAATATGAATTGACATGGCTTCAGTTCTATCCTTTCTTTGTTTGGCCTTTAACATAGGGACGGTGAAGAAGTTTGACTTcttaataagattttttttcagtATTAATGCATGCTTAAATATTACTTcttcttagtttttttttgaatgaaaaatttATAGCAGTGATTGTAGCAGAGGTCATTAGTTAAGTTGTGCATGCTTAATGAacctaaataaattaaataagagagTACTAATACTAAAATGATGCATTATGAGAGTAATACACTTTATACTTCAATTAGTAGTTAACTTAATCAATGCTAAAAGAAACACTCTGAATCTAGAGATTGAACATGATCTTAATAGCATTTCCTCCTTGAGCACTGGTTTCAAAGGCTTCTTCCAACTCTTTCTGTGAGAATCCAAACCTGTGACTTATCAATGGCTTGATGTCAATCTTCCCAGTTCTTAATAGCTCAATGCATAGGGGCCAAGTGTTTCTGTATCTGAATATTCCAATTACATCAACCTCCCTACAACACATGAAAACCAAATTTTGATCATCAAACACAGTTTTATTTGATAGTACTAATACTAccaaatttgaataattttatggCATCCTAAATCTTCTAGTAGTATCCCTGAGCCAGCCAAATTTTAACTAATCTGACTCGAATCGAGCCGGTCTAATGTGATCTTTGTTACCTGGCTGCGGCCGGAGTAAGGGGAACTGTCATCTCAGTTTGAGCTAATCCAATGAGGCAAACTTTGCCACCAGAGGTGCTGACATTGAGTGATGTGGACATGGTTTTATTGTAGCCAACACAGTCAAAACTCACATGAATCTTAGACCTCATGGCATTCTGGATTTGCACCACTTCTTTCTCCATGTCCTAAATCAAAATGTAGCCATTACAAATATCTTACCAATTGAATGGTGTATTTTAAAGGAGTGAAATGTGTAGAGTATTGAGTGAAACCTGGATACTAGTTGAAACTAGAATAGTCTCATCTGCACCAAGATCTTTTGCAATTGATAAACGAGTGTTATCAACATCAACCATCACAATTCTTGGTGATCCAAATGCCCTAGCAGCAAGTGATACTACAAGGCCAATTGGTCCTGCTCCTATGATCAGTACATTTGTGTCTGGACTAATATTCGCGCGACGACAGGCATGCACTCCTACACTGAGTGGCTCAATCATGGCTCCTTCCTCCAAGCTCACATTATCAGGTAGCTTGAAACACAGATTGGCAGGATGCACCACCTGAAAACATAATGGAacattcaatatatatatatatagtcttaTAAGTATGTTAGTTTTGAATATTCatcattagtatttatttaacttattgAATATAACACATGAAATGAAATACATCTAAATTGAAACATAGGATATATCAGAGCAACACATAGAAAAGTTTACCATATTGGCAAGAGAACCGTGAGTGTGAGTTGATGCTGATCCAAAAAATTTCATGCGGCGACAGAGATTGTAGCGGCCACCTTATTAGAGATACAGTTAGATATTTCAAGAATTAGTTACTAATTGGTTACATTTATCATACCATATAAGGCTACAATTCTCTGATCAATATGATTCTTAACTCACCTTTGCAGAAATTGCATGTTTGGCAACTGATTCCAGGCTCTAAGGCTACCCTGTCCCCTACTGCAAGAGATTGAACTTGAGTGCCAAGTTCTTGAATGATTCCAGCACATTCATGCCCCAGTACCATAGGCTTGTTGGCAATAAAATTTGCACATCTCATAGTCTAGCAACAAAGTTTTATAGTGTTCAAAGAACAGAATTAAGCAAACGCTAGAGTACTAATAATTAGTGATAATAAGAACTTTCAGGTTCTTACCTTATAGTAATGAACATCACTTCCACAAATACCAACAgctttaattctaattttaacaTCATGGGGACCTGAAATTGAAGATTGTTGATCATCACAGTACTCATGAGCTTCAATCACTTCATTAGATATCATGAGTGTATAAGTTAAATGACTTGAAATTTTAAGTATGGATAAGAAGATCAATTTACCTAAAGAAGGAAGTGGATATGGTTGAATTGATAGATTTTTAACACCAAGAATCCAAGCTGCCATGTTGATCTCTTCATCTTCACTTTGTGACATTTCTGTGTTAATTATCATCATCTGTTGCTAATCAGCAAATGCCTTTCCTTgtgtcctctctaatttcatctGCATAAAGTGTCACTACCACTGTCACTGTCACTTTCCCTTGCACTCTTCATTAATCAGTTCATGATtcacaaatcacaattatcCACATCATCTTTTGAACTATGCTAATGCCACTTTGTGTCTTTGTAAGAGAATGATGTGAAGGTATGACTTTGTACTTTTGTATTTCATTGcttcaatttttttcctaaaCTTATTCTGATTTAGCACCACTAAAACATATTTCACCATTGTTCATTGAGAAATTAATGACTCTTatggaaataaaaaaatttaaaatattctgATAAATCACTATTCAATGACTATGTCAAAATTGCATACTTGATAGGATTCTAATTATTCTTGGGGTTAGAGCCATACTTATTAGTGGATCAGTCCCtaattcataaatgaaattgATTGATATGTTATGGTGCTGAGCTGAGTCATGCTTTGGTGACAAAACAAATAGGGAGTTCTATGGTTGGTATGACACACAATCATGACATGAATAAATCCAATAGAATTAGATTATAGAAGCATGCATGCTCTTCAGAAAAACCCATTAGGCATCAGCAAAGGCTGAAAGCGATTTATAGCATATAAACAGCCACATGTGACACGACCATATCACAATATGGATGAGGACAAACCACCCATATGGTCTCTATGACGTTTATATGAAAAACCACTCAGATTAATTGCAAAGATTCATCGTTATctcataatataatttaatgtttattattacatttttttaaatctaatttGTTAggatttgaaattaattttcatCTTATCATTTATTTTGGTTTAGTAATTTTTATCTCTTCTGTTATGTAATATGTTATTCTTGTAACTAATTTTTCtatacaataaatttaaattaaaaatgctGAGAAGTTCATTAATTAACAAAAGATAGGAAGATAAAAGatattccttattattattattataattatattattattacttatGGTTGATAGTGAAGAAAATGGAAATGGACTTGATTTATTTGATTCCCTGTGGCAGAAGAGGTCTCTCACTTCTGAAATATCTTCAAGATtcggagagagagaaagagagagggagtTTGAAGTGAATCAGCAAAAATGGGGAAAGGAGGGATGTCAGTAGATGATGATCATGGAGAAGAGCAGAACTTGGCTGCTTGGCTTGTTGCCATTAACACACTCAAGATTCAGCCATTCAACCTTCCTCCTCTTGGTATCTCacttcattcattcattttgtTTCAATCATACTCAGATTCATTCTTGGTATCTCACTTTTACTCTGCAATCTGCATGTTCTAAATTAAAGGACCCCATGATGTTAGAGTTAGAATGAAAGCTGTTGGTATATGTGGAAGTGATGTTCACTACCTCAAGGTaacacatacatacatacatacatacatacatacatacatacatacatacatacatacatacataattATTCTCTATTGCATCTAATTTCATTCAAAGCAATTGCATATACTTTGATAATCTATGCCTAAAAGTGATGCTGAATGACTTGACCAATGTATGAATATCTGATTGGGAAATTTGGTATCTATCTTGCATaggttggaaattttgattgatGGGATTATTGATGTTCCCTGAATTCAGTTTATGTTGCTGCTGGCTTGAATAGACTATTTACTATTTTGCATAGAGgttggaaaaaatttgattgaagGTTTTGGTTTTGATTGTTTTATGTGCTTGCAGACACTGAGATGTGCACACTTTGTAGTTGAAGAGCCAATGGTGATTGGTCATGAGTGTGCTGGGATCATTGAAGAAGTTGGCAGTGAGGTCAAGGCCTTGGTGCCAGGTGACCGTGTGGCGATTGAGCCAGGAATCAGTTGCTGGCGTTGCGACCACTGCAAGCAGGGTCGCTATAACTTGTGCCCTGATATGAAGTTCTTTGCCACTCCACCAGTTCATGGTTCCCTTGCTAATCAGGTTTGAACGAATCCAGAGCTTCTCAAACTAGAATCCTTTCAATATTGTATGATTCTGAATACAATTAAATGAACAATGACCACATCAGTTAGCATGAATTTCGGTTTAAACACGATACAATACCGATACTATTGTATatttgttttggttgtcacCATTTTCTGTGTTTGAGTCCTTTAAAACCAATTTTTGagtttcatttttctctttataCAGATAGTGCACCCTGCAGACCTATGTTTTAAACTACCAGACAATGTAAGCTTAGAGGAGGGGGCAATGTGTGAGCCCTTAAGCGTCGGTGTTCATGCTTGTAGGCGTGCTGAGATTGGCCCAGAAACAAAGGTGTTGATCATGGGAGCTGGACCTATAGGACTTGTTACGATGCTTGCGGCTCGAGCTTTTGGTGCACCTAGGATTGTCATAGTGGATGTCGATGACCATCGTTTATCTGTTGCAAAATCTCTTGGTGCTGATGATATTGTCAAAGTCTCAACAAACTCCCAGGCATGTATATTTGATTCCCTTGTGTTAGAGTTTGAAagagataataataaaagaatgaaGGAAATTTACACTTTAACATGCTGCTATCTAAGGAAATTTACACTTTACAGGGAAATTTTACATAGTACAAGATACCATGTGTCAGAAAACCTTAATCTAAGGAGAGATTATAAATGGAGGATTGCCATGTGTGGTGTCATCTTAGCTCAGGATACTAACtgtaatttatataattttgaatGTAATGCTTTGCATTTCAGGATGTTCCTGGAGAAGTTGAACAGATACATAAGGCTATGGGAGCTGATGTAGATGTTACCTTTGACTGTGCCGGTTTCAACAAAACCATGACTACAGCACTGAGTGCTACTAAGCCAGGTGGCAAAGTTTGCTTAGTGGGAATGGGTCATTCTGAAATGACAGTCCCACTCACCCCAGCCGCTGCAAGGTATGACTATGTAATTAGATAGAGTTGGTTATATAGATCGAACGACGTCATAACATCTAAATCTAAGTCCTTGCCTCTAACTCTCGGGCTACTCTTCATCCGATTTATTTTCTTAGTAAAGCATATGAATCACATATTCATTGTACTTCTTGTCATAAAGTAATTTAAGAAACAGTAATGTTGTAACATATATGAGTTGTTAGATTTTAGTTTTCTGTTGTGATGTAAAATTTTAAGTGTATTATTTTATGATGCCAAATACAGGGAAGTTGATGTGATTGGTATATTCCGGTATAAGAACACATGGCCTCTATGTCTTGAGTTTCTAAGGAGTGGCAAAATCGATGTGAAGCCCCTTATAACACACAGGTATGGATTCTCTCAGAAGGAAGTGGAAGAAGCGTTTGAAACAAGTGCTGCTGGTGGTAATGCTATTAAGGTCATGTTCAATCTTTAGAAGATACACATCAATCAAGCTCTTGGTTGTCTTCATAATTTGGGTTATGAATAACTCTAAAAAAATTTGCCCCTGCCTTGTGTTATGGATCCTTCAATGTTCTCATTGATAAGTGAaaaattctgaattttttttttgctgtgcAAATAAGTTTAAGTGCTATATGTACGAGGGCACTACCATACGAAAATCTTGAATGCTATGATGTATCACTTAGTCTTggttatttatcattttattatagttagtattttgtttttttcaattgattttaccgagtaataaaaaaactatattTACATAATTATGTTTGTCAAGGTTTAGAATCACCAAGAAGAATATCAAAACAGATCGAAATATGAAACAAACTTGTTACTTTTTCACTAAGTAACCAAAATTTATTTGTGATACATACATAGGACCAGAGGAGAAAAGGTAACAAATGTTTAATCTGTATTGTGatttcacaaaatattaagaACTTAATAGGGACTCCTACTTGAGCACAGCCTTTGTGCCAAGGTTACAAACTCAACACCAAAACCACAGCTCAAAACTCTAGAAGACAGACTATTACTTTCCGCAAACTTAAATTACAAATACACCCCTCTGCCCtcttttcctctctctctcacaaATCCTCCGCGTACCAACCTTAATCTTTAATTCCCTTCTtgcatttgaaaaaaattacaaaaaggtACACCACAAAAAACTACTATAACAAATTAAGGAAAGTATCCATTTTATTGAATGGTAGGTATTGGCTCCGGTGTCCAATTCCACACTTTGACTTGACCAGTTCCATCACCAGTGAAGAATAAGCCATTAGGCCCTGCCTGAATTGCCCGTACCTCTTGCTTTGTAAATATCTTGCCTCTCTCTGCAAATCTGAACACCACAAATGGGGccagaaaaattaggattagctGCATTTTATAGGCAGCGAGTGCACTTGATAATATGAGCAACGAATCATACTTCTTGTAAAGCATACAATCAGATTTGTCGGATTTTTGGCATAAATCAAGCACTCGTGGGCGAGATACACAAACACAATTCATTGAATGAATTTCTAAATACTCTATAGACTACCGAAGTCAGCATAGGAACAAATGAGCTCATAAAATTTGGAAGATAAATTACTTACGATGGCAGGTCATAGAAGCGCACAGTATTATCATTGCAAGAGCACAACAAAATGGGCTTGCCATGTGCATCGTGCATTCCACAGAGAGTAACTATTCCCTACAAGCAGAATATATTGTTAAAAGGGGAGGAAATATCATGAAGCAAACTTAcccactattttttttataaacgaaaaaggaaaagaaacttgTCACAACTCATGAGTGATTAGGTTAAACTGTTAAACAATACCAATTCTAACTACAAGATATATATGAACCTGTGGTAATATCCAAGTCCAGATGCATGCAAAATGAGTCATTTTCATTACCAGAAACTTAAATAAAGTTCTTATATTTTATAACAGTGGTTTTTGGATCATTGATGTAAGAGTAAAAAGTGAACTGATTCTCCAATTAATACTTCAAGGGATAGACAGTCAAAATTACAAACTGGAGATCAAAAGTCATACGACCAACTATCAGGGGGGTGGGGGGTGGGAGGAATTCATACGTACATGCTCTTCGTTGTGAGTATATGTCACTTCCAAGTTTCCACTTTCAGTAGCATACCACACCTAAAGAGAGAACAAAGAGATTTACTTGAAGACTTTTTTAGAAGAATAATGACTTTTAAGGgcaaaaaaaatacttatgcCTATTCTACGTATATATAACCAAACAAATAGTATGAACCAACCTTTACTGTTTTGTCTAACGAACAAGACAAAAGGAACTGCTCCCAACAGAGAACAGACATCACGACAGACGTGTGGTCTGTTAATGTCTGTAAACACTCTAAATTTTCAAGATTCCAGACCTGAAAGATAGCATAAAtatacaagaaattaacaaaacaCATTGCTTAGATAGCAGCTAATGCACACCCCATTAAATGGATTAGATGCTTATAGAATATTTCTTATGTAGCTTACTCTTATTGTATTGTCCATTGAACCGGAGTAGAGTCTATTAGCTCCAACAACTAATGAAACAACACCACGCGTGTGACCCTTAAGTGATGCAGCTGGCTCAAAGCAGTTAGCAACTACATTGAACTTCCATACCAATATAGATCCATCCTGCAGGATAGGTAGTTTAAGTGAGCTTTAAATACTGAAGTGGATACTCCAAACCAAGGTACACAAGTTAGAAGGACATTAAGATTACAGCATGAGTGAAAGCATGTTTGGTTGAATTGGAAGTTGTAACAAAGTGTGTAAAATCATTAAATGGTTCttatccaaaaagaaaaataaacaaataaataaagttattaAAGCATTGAAGGAATAACCCCAAAAGTTGACATAGTAATTAGTTCTTGACTTCTTGTGTTCATATAACACCAATAATTCTTCATCTATCAAATGTGAAACATTATTAGGTATCTCCCAGAGCTTATATACTTTACATACCCAATATTCAAATATTCCAATATGCACTTTATGGTGTCTCATAACTCAAATCATTCTTGACCACCGTAACATTACCCTTGGGTTCTAATGGTTACATTTTCTTGATACAACTTGCACCAGCAACTTTGTTGCTTGTAGATTCAAAAATGTTCTTAAATGgttcttcccttttttttaacCTAATATACCTACATCTCTAACATAATAATATGCATGTACTGCTTATTCCTAGAATTCCTTATAATCCCAAAAATTTATGTCCATATTCTCATTCCAAACTAGTATATGTACATTTAGTCGCCTTAAAAGATGCCACTGAATAAATAGTGTGTATAAAAGAAGACATGCACTTCCCATTTGATCAGTCAGGCCTTAAAGTACCAACAAGTTAATCTCCAACCAAGACATGGAATACTGCCTCACGAAATAAAGCATGCCTTGGAATATAACATATACATCACgcaggagagagagagagagagagagagagagagttttacCTGTGTACCAGCAAAGAGCATATCATTATTCACAACAAGTGCATAAACTTGTCCAACAGGACCATTTAGACTTAGTTCCATTGAATTTTGTGTGTTCCAGACCTACAAAATATCATCATTAAACAAGACATTAACTGTGCTGCGATGAGAGTTTATAGATATACTTGAACTAAAAGTCTGTAAATtacaaagagagaagaaagaaaaaatgccTCCAGAATCCCCTCTTTTTACCTTCACAAAATTAGGTATGCCTACAAAAACCCAAGGACCTTCACTGATCATGCAACCTACTTCACCACCAAGATTGATCACAGCTACACACTGCATAGGAAAATTCATAAGCAAAATCAATATAGTTTCATCAGTGTTACCTTTTTGCAAGGATACAATAAAAGAAGTGACATGTTGAAGGTACTAACAACCTTTCCAGACTGGCAGTCCCAAACCCTTACAGACTCATCAGTACTTCCAGTATAAAGCTTATCCGAGCCAGAAGGAAAGGCAATTCCACTAACAACCTGTTCATTCAATTTAAACCAAAATTCATCCCAACAATTCTTATTGCACAAAAAGCATATTCAGACAACTTAGCAAGCATCAACTGATCTTATAGTACAAAGAATAGTGACAAAATTGACTCAAGTTCACACTACACAAATTTTACAGTACAGAGGAATGTATCTACCACTAAAAACAgaatctaaaattataaaaaagaattgattcTATAATACTATATGTGTAAAGTATTTTACATTGTCAACTAATCTTCTAGAAGTCAAACACTTGCAATGACATGACAATACATAATTGGAAGACAATATTAAAAAACATTACACTTCCAACCTGGCAGAAAGAACAAAAATCCAATAGTAAAtaacctaatttttttttacctaaaaaacatttttttttttttaccttctgATGGCCTTCAAGCTGTGTCAACATAGAAAACCCATCCCCTGTATTCCAAGAGTGAAGGAACTTACACCTCTCACCAAAATTACAATTCCCCTGAATCCAATAATTACAAACTTTATCAGCCTTCCTAACTACACTCATGTCACCACCAACAACTCCACCACCGGCACCGCGACCGCCACCACGACCACCACCGCGACCCCATGTGTTGTTGAAGTGAGGGTTCCGGCGATGTCCCGAAAATCCAGAATTGTCAGCAGAACCATGAGGCCTCTTCGAAGAGGTACCATTAACATTGGGAGTTGGCAACTCGCTATGAAGAAAAGGGCATGGGTGACGATTGCACTTGCCAGCTTGCCAGTGATAGCACACTTTCTGATGCTTCGAGTCCCCTGAGGGTCCACCTAATCGTTGGTACACGCGCTTGTTGCCCCCATCAAGGTCCATGGATCCAAAGCACAGACACTGGATGCTTTCTGATGTTTTGCGAATTTGCGGTGTCGAAATTGGGAGGGTATCGCAAGATAGAGGCTGAAAAACTGTAGCTTTAGCTGCAATTAGCAGAAAAAAATGTCAGAACTTGTTGAATCGGGATCCCAAATCGACCACGCACAAAAGTTTGAAATTGGGCGAGCTTGAAGGTGCAAGGTTGGAAGACGAGCAGAGAGGTCTCGCGTGATCATCAAGGGTGACGGTAGGACTTAAACTTCGTCGTGGAAAAACCCTAATTATTGAGATTAGGGTTCAAGACTTTGGAttagaaaaaccctaatttaGCGATTCAAGAGAGGGAAGAGGAGAGAGTTGGGCATGGAGATCAGTTCAGGCGAAATATGCTACGAAACGACGTTGTAGAAGACAAGAAGCGTTAGGTTTACGAGAATGTGGAGTTACGAAGCTACCCTCAGTTCATG
The Arachis duranensis cultivar V14167 chromosome 5, aradu.V14167.gnm2.J7QH, whole genome shotgun sequence genome window above contains:
- the LOC107491220 gene encoding L-idonate 5-dehydrogenase; translated protein: MMIINTEMSQSEDEEINMAAWILGVKNLSIQPYPLPSLGPHDVKIRIKAVGICGSDVHYYKTMRCANFIANKPMVLGHECAGIIQELGTQVQSLAVGDRVALEPGISCQTCNFCKGGRYNLCRRMKFFGSASTHTHGSLANMVVHPANLCFKLPDNVSLEEGAMIEPLSVGVHACRRANISPDTNVLIIGAGPIGLVVSLAARAFGSPRIVMVDVDNTRLSIAKDLGADETILVSTSIQDMEKEVVQIQNAMRSKIHVSFDCVGYNKTMSTSLNVSTSGGKVCLIGLAQTEMTVPLTPAAAREVDVIGIFRYRNTWPLCIELLRTGKIDIKPLISHRFGFSQKELEEAFETSAQGGNAIKIMFNL
- the LOC107491219 gene encoding sorbitol dehydrogenase, with amino-acid sequence MGKGGMSVDDDHGEEQNLAAWLVAINTLKIQPFNLPPLGPHDVRVRMKAVGICGSDVHYLKTLRCAHFVVEEPMVIGHECAGIIEEVGSEVKALVPGDRVAIEPGISCWRCDHCKQGRYNLCPDMKFFATPPVHGSLANQIVHPADLCFKLPDNVSLEEGAMCEPLSVGVHACRRAEIGPETKVLIMGAGPIGLVTMLAARAFGAPRIVIVDVDDHRLSVAKSLGADDIVKVSTNSQDVPGEVEQIHKAMGADVDVTFDCAGFNKTMTTALSATKPGGKVCLVGMGHSEMTVPLTPAAAREVDVIGIFRYKNTWPLCLEFLRSGKIDVKPLITHRYGFSQKEVEEAFETSAAGGNAIKVMFNL
- the LOC107491218 gene encoding zinc finger CCCH domain-containing protein 48; its protein translation is MDLDGGNKRVYQRLGGPSGDSKHQKVCYHWQAGKCNRHPCPFLHSELPTPNVNGTSSKRPHGSADNSGFSGHRRNPHFNNTWGRGGGRGGGRGAGGGVVGGDMSVVRKADKVCNYWIQGNCNFGERCKFLHSWNTGDGFSMLTQLEGHQKVVSGIAFPSGSDKLYTGSTDESVRVWDCQSGKCVAVINLGGEVGCMISEGPWVFVGIPNFVKVWNTQNSMELSLNGPVGQVYALVVNNDMLFAGTQDGSILVWKFNVVANCFEPAASLKGHTRGVVSLVVGANRLYSGSMDNTIRVWNLENLECLQTLTDHTSVVMSVLCWEQFLLSCSLDKTVKVWYATESGNLEVTYTHNEEHGIVTLCGMHDAHGKPILLCSCNDNTVRFYDLPSFAERGKIFTKQEVRAIQAGPNGLFFTGDGTGQVKVWNWTPEPIPTIQ